DNA from Desulfarculus baarsii DSM 2075:
CGCGGCCTTCGTGGCCGTCAGCGTCCTGACGGCGACCCAGGCCCCGCCCGACGAGCCGACCCCTAAAAGCCCGTTGGACAGCTTCGCCGCCGCCGCGCCCGAGACGGCGGCCGATTGGCGTCAGGAAACGGCCGCCCCCGCCCAGGTCGAGCCCCCGGCCCAAGCGCCGGAGGAGCCAGGCCAGGACCTACCCCAAGCCGAACCGCGGCCCGAGCCTCAACCCACGGCCCAGCCCGAACCGCAGCCCATGACGCCCGCCCAGCAAACGGATTTTCTGCTGGATCAACCGCCCGCGCCCGGATCGCCCGCCGATCAGGATGCGGCCAAACGGGCCGAAGCCATGGCCATCGCCCTGAGCCAACCGCCCCAACCCACGCCGGAGCCGGCCGGCCCCGTAGCGCCGGCGGCGACGCCGCCGACCGCCGCGCCAAGCCAACCCACCTCAGCCGACCCGGAGCCCACGCCCGCGCCGACCACCGCGCCAGAGCCATCGCCCACCGCGCAACCGGCCGCCACCGGCGCCTGGACCGTCTGCCTGGCCAGCTTCCCCAGCGCCAAGGAGGCCAAGGCCCACGTCGAACGCCTGGCCCAACAGGGCGTCCAGGCCCAGGTGCACGAGGCCCAGGTCAAGGGCCGGCAGTGGTGGCGCGTCTGCGTGGGCGGCCACGAAAGCCTGGCCGATTCGCTCAAGGCGGCCAAGGAGCTGAAAGCCCAGGGGCTTTCCGACACGCCCTTCAGCGTGCGCGCGCGCTAGGGGGCCGGTCGTGGAGCGGGCCGGCCTCTGGAGCCTGTTGCGCGCGGCGGCCGAGCAACTGGGCCTGGAGGTGCGCCTCGACGCCCTCGATGGCGGCGAGCAGTATCAGGTGCGCTCCGGCGTTTGCCGTTTGGGGACCAGGATGGTAGCCTTCATCGACAAAAGAGCCGACGAAAACGGCCGTTGCCGCCAACTGGGCCGGGCCCTGCTGGGCCTGGATCTCGAAGGCGTCTATCTGCGGCCGGCCGTGCGCCAGTTCCTCGAGGAGCTGGCGCGCGCCAAGGAAGACTGACGTGGTCAAACGCCGAGCGTCCAAGGATTATCTGGCCGAGTTGGAGCGCGAGGTCAAGGGTCGCGGCGTGCGCGTGGCCTACGAGCGCCTCAGTTACGCCGGGCTGATGCTCAAAAGCGGCCTGTGCTGGTTTCGCGGCGATTATTACCTGTTCATCGACCGCCTCAAATCGCCGTCCGAGCGCCGCGACCTGTTGGAGGCGGCCCTGGACGAGCTGGACGAGTTGGACGCCCAAAACCGCCTGGACCGGCCGGGCGACGACCCGGGAGAACAAATTGAACCCGCGTGAGCAACTGGTGCAGGTCTGCCGCCTGGCCTATCAGCGAGGCTACATGGCCGCCAGCGACGGCAACGTCTCGCTGCGCCTGGACGACGGCAACGTCTTGATCACCCCCAGCGGCCGCAGCAAGGCCTTCATCCAGCCCGAGGACATCCTCTGCGTCGACCTGGAGGGCGGGGTGATCAGCGGCCAAGGCAAACCCAGCAGCGAGGGCCAACTGCACTATCTAGTATATAAAGAGCGCCCCGACGTGGCCGCCGTGGTCCACGCCCATCCGCCCACGGCCACCGCCTTCAGCCTGGCCGGCCGCCATTTGGACTGCCGCGCGCTGCCCGAGTTGATGATCCACCTGGGGGCGGCGCCCACCGCGCCCTACGCCACGCCCACCACCGCCGACCTGCCGGCGGCGGTCAAACCCTACGTGGCCGGCTGCAACGCCATGCTTCTGGCCCACCACGGCTCGCTGACCATGGCCGCCAACCTGGAGCGGGCCTGGGCCCTGACCGAAAAGCTCGAACACGCCGCCATCACCCTTTTGGCCGCCGAACAACTGGGTGGGGCCCGGCCCCTGGCCCAGCATGATCTGGACCGGCTGACCGAGTTGGGCCGAAGCTACGGCCTGCGCCGCGACGCCGCCGTTCAAGCGCCGCCGCCGCCCCTGGCCCAGCGCCTGAAGGTGGAGCATCTGCCCGAGACCACGGAGTTCGCCACCGCCAAGCGTCACCCCGACGCCCGGGGCATGGCCCACCTCATCGTCGACGACAGGCCCCTGCGCCGGGTCTGCCTGTTGACGCTGGAGCCGGGCAAGGGCTTTCGCGGGGGGCATGTGCATAACCGCAAGACCGAGGGCTTTTACGTGGCCCAGGGCGCGGCCGTGCTGGAGGCCGTCTGCGCGCTCAGCGGCGAGAAAACGCGCCTGGAGTTGGGCGTGGGCGACCTGGTCTGGCTGCCGCCGGGCGTGGCCCACCGCATTTGGGCCAGCCAGCCGCTTGTGTTTGTGGAATTGACCGACAGGCCCTATGATAAAAACGACGACGCGCCCTTTAACTTCGAGGAGGCTTGACAAGCCATGTTGGACGAGATGCGCAAATTCATACGCAGCCGCCGAAACTGCGTCATGGCCACCGTCGATGGCGACAGCCCCCACTGCTCTTTGATGAGCTACCTGGTGGAGGACGACTGCCGCTTCATCTACGTGGTCTCCAAAATCAACACCAAGAAGTATCAGAGTATATTAAAAAACCCCAAGGTCAGCCTGCTCATCGACGACCGGGCCAGCATCGCCGGCGGCGGGCAGATCGGCTTGGGCGAAGTGAAAGCCCTGACCATCCACGGCGAGTGCTTCCCCCTGGAAGACCCCGGCCGGGCCGGCTCGATCAAGCGGTTGTTTTCCATCCGCTATCCGCACCTGGAGGGCCTGCTGGCCGAACAGGACATCGCCGTGCTCTACATCGAGGTCCACGATCTGCGGATGATGGAAGGGGCGCTGAAGGCCAACTACGTCAACATGGATTAGCCACGTCCGCCGCGCCGGGGCGGGCAAAAATCGCTTCGAGCCAGCCAAGGCGCGTTGCATCCCGCCCTGAAGGACGCCTGATTGGCCGAGGTCAAGCGCGCCGTCCAGGCCATTGATCGTCGCGCGGACATCCTGGAGCCCGTGGCCAAGCTCGATGCGGAGGCCTCCGCAATGAAGCGCCTCGATCTTGCCGTGGCCGTGATTTTTTTGC
Protein-coding regions in this window:
- a CDS encoding class II aldolase/adducin family protein, which produces MNPREQLVQVCRLAYQRGYMAASDGNVSLRLDDGNVLITPSGRSKAFIQPEDILCVDLEGGVISGQGKPSSEGQLHYLVYKERPDVAAVVHAHPPTATAFSLAGRHLDCRALPELMIHLGAAPTAPYATPTTADLPAAVKPYVAGCNAMLLAHHGSLTMAANLERAWALTEKLEHAAITLLAAEQLGGARPLAQHDLDRLTELGRSYGLRRDAAVQAPPPPLAQRLKVEHLPETTEFATAKRHPDARGMAHLIVDDRPLRRVCLLTLEPGKGFRGGHVHNRKTEGFYVAQGAAVLEAVCALSGEKTRLELGVGDLVWLPPGVAHRIWASQPLVFVELTDRPYDKNDDAPFNFEEA
- a CDS encoding pyridoxamine 5'-phosphate oxidase family protein — encoded protein: MLDEMRKFIRSRRNCVMATVDGDSPHCSLMSYLVEDDCRFIYVVSKINTKKYQSILKNPKVSLLIDDRASIAGGGQIGLGEVKALTIHGECFPLEDPGRAGSIKRLFSIRYPHLEGLLAEQDIAVLYIEVHDLRMMEGALKANYVNMD
- a CDS encoding SPOR domain-containing protein; the protein is MNAILLMTLLGATALCLLGGLICLYRYLERKVLFPQLPRLWRGDRNRFFVFGALCCLCGAAFVAVSVLTATQAPPDEPTPKSPLDSFAAAAPETAADWRQETAAPAQVEPPAQAPEEPGQDLPQAEPRPEPQPTAQPEPQPMTPAQQTDFLLDQPPAPGSPADQDAAKRAEAMAIALSQPPQPTPEPAGPVAPAATPPTAAPSQPTSADPEPTPAPTTAPEPSPTAQPAATGAWTVCLASFPSAKEAKAHVERLAQQGVQAQVHEAQVKGRQWWRVCVGGHESLADSLKAAKELKAQGLSDTPFSVRAR